The nucleotide sequence accgacctacgaaggaggccggatccgtgaaggcccatgaagtatccggatccagcacggtcctgatagaaggcggatccttgacgtacacggcaagatattgtaccgtagttaggcaacttgtattccgactaggactctccatgtaaaccctagatccgtgcgcctttataagccggatcccgggagccctagagggataaccacaactcattgtaacaacacgaaagcgcccagataattccatacaagcagcagtaggccctgtcatcgtgcaggtgttccgaagctgggtaaatcgcgtaccaccgtcccgagtgcactccgtcctatggcccctacttcttctccccctcgtgaggatccctcctccgaggcaccgtcgaataggcaacgacaggagGACTACTTTGGGTAACTGTTTTGGGTCCTGAAGACATCACCAAATACCGAAGCATGGTAGGTGCATTGCAATGACTTCAAGCCAAGATTCAATGAAACATGAGTCCACATGACCTACTTAAGGAACAAGCTGCCCTAGGGTTTAttcataaactaagcaaaacattaGTTTGTTGTAAGGTTTTGCAACATTATTAATAGAAAATGATAATACTTTATTGATTAACTAAATAAATATTTTTTTGGTGAAATAAAATGAGACAAATAGAAAGATCATAAAGGCACCTCCACATTTTGTATCTCGATTTTTCTCTCCAGTAAAAAGAGTCACTTGCTCAGCTCTTGCTCACCTTCGGGTCCATTCGTTGAGATCTCGAAATATCGGGACAAAACAAACCACAGAAGTAAACTGCACAAACCAAATTAATAACCTCAAACAGTTTGAAAATACGGATGGGGTCCACAATTTTTAGAAGGCCGGAGAACTATCTGTGCAAAAGAGGAGTGAGACTGTGCATGCGATACATGGCGTGTTAATGTAATTAATCTATATACATATCAGGATACATACATACGTGCACATATCTAAAACAACCTTGGTACGTACTACCTCCATGACATATATAATTATGGTCGTGATTTTAGTTGAAATTTAAAGTAAAACTACGACAATAATTATGGAGGGGAGGGAGTATATGTATAGTGTGCAATATATGCGTCTGCTTGTgctcaaagaaaaagaaagagatgCAGGATTATATGAGACCCGCACCACGTTACGATGGAGAGCGACCATATATATACACGTACGTTAAGCATTTCTCCAAGAAGAGAACTAGGGATGTCCAAATTCAGAAGAAGGCATCCATATCTTATCCAGACGATTTGGAATTTTGGATCTATTGCTACACATCAATAATGGACCGCGGCGAGGTGTATGGTACCCCGTATGTGCACAAGGGGTGTCAAACAAGTGTACATATGCTGGGGCCTGCAGTGCTGTCCAAAAGCAACAAGGTCCACGTTACGACGCGCGCGATGGACTGCCGACGAATGAGTCAACCTCCATGGAGTCAACATGGGCATATATAGCTGCTCCTATATATATGCAACCACTTAACGCAATGCAATTGTGTATATACATCACTGGATACATATATACTTCTCCTGAACTAAAACCACGACAAAACTTATAAAATAGAGGGAAAGCAAAACAACCTAAATGTACATTTAGTGTGCATTatgtgcctctccttgtgttgtgCTCAAAGAAATTAAAAGAGATGCAGAATTAAACGCATTGTATGTGGTAGATTCATAGACGACCCaccatggtgtcgatggagaGCAACCAAATCGTACATTAAGCATTTCTGCAGTGGCGGAGCTCCTCAAGATAATAGTAACTTTTTTTACTATAAATCTTGTAAAATTATTCCTTCGCTAATTCTTTACAAAAGCTGGGGCGGTGGCCTCCCGGATTGTATATAGCCACGCCTATGCATTTATGTATGTACACGGATCtctaaattcagaaaaaaaacatATCTTATCTGATCGATTTGGATAGCACCTAATATTTTCTGCATCTAGGAATAAGTGAGTCGATTGAATTTATCTAAAATCACATTTGTCGACGCGCTTTAGTGTGTAGGTATGGGCGATTCTAGATAAATTGCTCATCTAGATAAATGCGGTTTTAAACAAATTAGAGTCATTTATTTTCGGACATAGAAAATATGATATTCCAGAGCTGGCTGACCGATGTGTGCATGCATGACGCCAAGTCCAATTTCGTAGTGTATTCCTCGCCGCTGCGAGGTGTACAGTGCCCCGTATGTGCACACAGGAGGTGATCAGCAAGTGTGTGCTGCTGGGCCTGAGAGACGTTAATGGAGACCCATCCAACAGCAACGGGGTCCACGTTACCACGCGGGCGATGAATAGCCGACGAACTAGTCACCCTCCATGGAGTCAACTAGGCCACAACTGCTCCTCTATATGCAACCACTTAAAACAATGTAATTGCATATGCAACCACTTAAAACAATGTAATTGCATATGCAACCACTTAAAACAATGTAATTGTATATGCAACCACTTAAAACAATGTAATTGTATATAGCGGGTCTTACTCGCCGCACATGAAGTGGTGTAGCCAAGTTCGAGCCCACTATCTTAGTGAAATACCACAGTGGAACCTCCCACTTTTGGTCTCATTTTCAAAACCAACAGTATGATGTGCATTATGTGCGTCTCCTTGTGTTGTGCTCAAAGAGAGATTGAAAGAGATAATAAATTAAACGCATCGTATATGGCTGATTATTCATATACAACCCACCACAGTGCCGATGGAGAGCGACCATATAGTACGTTAAGCATTtctgcagtggcggagctcgccaAGATAATTCTTTTTCGAGTAAATTCCAATTTTTACCCTCTGTTTTAGAATTTTTGACACTAATTACTCCATTTATCAAGTTTTTACCATAGCTACCCCATTTAGCAAAAGTTACGCCCAAATTTACCCATTTCCAATATTTCGGAGCCACATCCAAGTTTTTCTCTAACTTTTCTTTTTTGTTCTTGCATGGGAACATGTTAGACCATCAATTTACCCATTACCGAACGGGATTTCTCTTGTTTTTGAGCCACACCATGGACATGTTGTTCCACAATCCAATGCCCCTCCTTCCAAGATTGCAGCTATCTATGTGCATTGACATGCTGCTTAAGCATTTCGGCCTAATGTGTCGACCGGCATTGACCAAAACAAGGAACTTTGACCCCTAATTCTACCAGTTAACACGATCTGCTCTGATGAACTTCTCTCACGGTCTGCAATCATGAAATTTTCTCACTGTCTGTACTCCTAGACCAATCGGCGCTGACAATCACTGGAAATCATCTCTACGAGTCCCCCATCGTCGTAGATTGGTCTTCCCGATCAAAGAAAAAGTGAGTTGAGCAACATGATACCGGTACAATACCTTGCGATAAAATCTATCTGCCGGAAACAGAACGTGTTTCGTGTTATGTTAACAAGAACACCAACCAAATATGCTCGGGCGGATCAAATGTGGCACTGGATGTGAACAAGAAAATGACCTCGAGGACGAAATCGCCTACATGGCACACCACATCGACCTAACAATCAAAACCCAATAACATGAATGCTCAAATTATCTCAGACGGTAAGAAGTGGCAAAAATTCCACTAAATGGGGTAGTTAGGATGAAAATTTTCTAAATGCGGTAATTAGTGTCTTGTAAAGTAGGGGTAAAAACTAAAATTTACTCTTTTATTTTTTAACTATGAGCCTTGTAAAATTATTCCTTCGCTAATTCTTTACAAGCTGGGGAGGTGGCCTTCCGACCTGTACATAGCTACGCCTCTGCATTTATATGTATGTACATGGGTCTCCAAATTCCGAAAGAAACATGCATATCTTATCCGATCGATTTGGATAGCACCTATATTTCCTCCGTCTAAAAATAAGTGAGTCAAATTTATCTAAAATCGCATTTATCGACGCGCTTTAATGTGTAGATATATGCGATTCCAGACGAGTTATTTATTTTCAGACATAGGAAATATGATATTCCGGAGCTGGCTGATTGAAGCGTGCATGCATGACGCCAAGTCGAAGTTTGCTGTGTTTTCCTCTCCGCTGTGGCGAGGTGTATGGTGCCCGTATGTGCGCACAGGAGGTGACCAACAAGTCTATGCTGCTGGGGCCAGAGAGACGTTCATGCAGTCCCGTCCAACAGCAACAGGGTCCACGTTGCGATGAATTGCCGACGAACCAGTCGACATCCATGGAGTcatcaaggtcaagggagggccaGCTTCCCTCAACTTGCAGGCCACAGCTGCTAGCTGGTCCTATCTCTTATCTCTTCCTCCATTGAAAGAGGCCAGCCTAGCTCTCCCGCCTATAAATAAGGTCTTGGTTTGCATGGACATTCATCCCATCCATCACTTGCACACTGAAGAAGATGGTGTCAAGCATGGCGTCCAAAGGTCTCATTGTGTTCGCTGTCCTGCTTGCGGCGGCTTTCCTCGTCGCTACGGCTGAAGAAACTCGTGAGCTAGCGCAAAAAATTCTTTACCGATTCGTTATAGACTACTAACTTGCATCTATGGATACATTTTTGTTCATGCAGAGGCTAAGAAGGAAGAGGCCACGGCTGGCGTGCAGGGCtaccacggcggcggcggaggctacTACGGGGGAGGTGGAGGTtaccacggcggcggcggaggcggtggataccacggcggcggcggcggtggtggaggcggtggcggctaccacggcggcggcggcggcggcggtggaggctaccacggcggcggtggcggcagaggaggcggcggtggcTGTCGGTACAACTGCTGTGGTCGCGGGCATGGTGGCTGCCGCTGCTGCGCGAGCCCCAACGAGATTCCGGAGCCTATGTACCGGGCGGAGGTCCACAACTGAGTACCGGCCAGTACCAGATGCAGACGCATACGTGCGAGCGTATATATAGCGCCGTACCTGTACGTGGTGTTGGTGCACGTACGTAGTAAGTAATAATCGTACGTTACGGCGAATAAAAAGGCGGGTGCATGTATGTATGTACACATACACGTACGCGCTGCACAGTAATCGTGATCCAACCTCGTAGTATTACATCAGGACTCTGTTCCTGTCAGTGTATTCACCCTGTAAGACTTGTCTTTCTTGCTTAATGTACATGCAACTCTGGCGCGTGTTCACGCAAAAGAAAAATTTCAGGATTCTTTTTCTAGTAACgcaaaaggaaaattaatttcaCTTTTCCCTCCGTTCAAATGCAAGTCGCGGAATGTTTTTCTGTCAGTGAGCAAAACAATGTAAAAATTACATATTTACCATCATCAATAATTTTGAATTTCCAACAATGGCCATCCTTACCTAGCTTCTTCCTCGCGGGCTGCTTGCCTCAACAATAGCATCACCCGTCGCGGGCTCTGTGCAGAATCTACCCCATCTCGTCCCAGCCCTTCTAGCAGTGTTAGCAGGATGGATACACAACTTCAAACCCCCCTATCACCCCCAATCTTTTGGGGCTCGTGCTATATTTTTCGGATAAGAACACGCGCACCTGACTGTCTCTCCATAGGATCAATGGCCTCCCTCTAGAAATGATGCATTTACCAACCATTTCAAAAGTGTGAACTGGTGAAAAGAGTTAGATAATATATTGTATTTTTACACTCATGTCCTAGCTCCCATTAAGATAGCCCCCTTCCAGCCATAGCTCTCCCAACAGCTGTAGCATGACCAATCCAGCAGCAGGGTGCACCTCGCTAGTTGCCAACCCCTGCAACAATGGACCTTGCTTCCCATGCGCTTCACCTGCATCTCTCCGTCCGCCGCCACAGTGGGGTTTGCTATCGATGAACTCCTAATTGCAAAGCTGGCGATGCATAAGAGTAAAACTGGGGTTGCATACAGTTTGTTGTCCTAGATGTGAGCAACCATACCTAAATATAGATTAACAAAtatgcgcaaacatctctctgggCGGGCTGCCCATATGGCTGGTATCCTTAAAAAAGAGAAGACTCGCTTATCAAATGTGATTGATGAGCTAGAGGCTTTTGCTGAGGTGAGACCACTGACAATGCATGAGATTGATCTTAAGAACCAATCCAATGCGCAGATGGCGAGTCTCCTTCGCGAAgaggaacttaaatggtatcaatgTTCCAAATCCCAATTCATCTTCTAAGGAGActcaaatacgcgatatttccatggcatagccaatgggagacatcggaaaaaaacgtattcactctcttaatcaagatgaagggttgattgaaggccatgagcaactcaaatcttacattactaattactataaaggtctgtttggtcctccggacGAAAGTTCCTTTTCACTAAATGAGGACTTAACAGATGACATACCCTAAGTTTCTATGGAAGAATATGCCTTATTAACCGCACCTTATTCCGAGGAAGAGGTATAAAACGAAATTTTTCAAATGGAATGTAACAAGGCACCGGGTCCGGATTGTTTTCCTGCAGAGTTctatcaaactttctgggatactattaaaccggatcttctagatttgttcagtgctcTGCATATAGGACAaccttaatgaggcagaaaggattcaacaatatagacctatttgcctcttaaacgtaagtttcaacattttcacgaaagtggccaccattagacttaatacggctgCGGATCATGTTGTTCTGCCATCTCAGACTGCTTTCATGAAAGGAAGAAATATCCTCGATGGAGTGGAGGtattgcatgagacggtacatgagatgcattctaagaaattaaatggggttattttaaaattagACTTTGAAAAGGCTTATGACAAGGTCAAGTGGTCTTTCTTACAGCAGacgctcaggatgaaaggtttttctcctgaatggtgcgctctaataaatgatttcgtgtatggaggtagtgtggcaatCAGGGTTAATGATGACACTGGCCACTATTTTCAAACtcaaaaagggttacgccaaggggatccgttatcaccaaTGTTGTtcaacattgtagcggatatgttgGCTATACTTATAGAGGGGCAAAGTCTGATGGTCAGATTGAGGGTGTGATTTCACATCTAGTTGATGGTGGATTATCTATCCTgcaatatgccgacgatacaattctgtttatggatcatgatctcgaaaaagctcgcaacctaaaaTTATTTTTTGCGGTTTTCGAGCAATTGTTGGGATTAAAAAtcaacttccataaaagtgaattgttctgtttcggtgaagCCCAAAATGATACAACTTtgtatacagagttgtttggttgtggacAAGGCCAATTTtctattcgctatttgggtattccgattcattatcggagacttacaattgctgaatggaaattagtggaagaaagactacaaaagcgccttagtagttggaaaggtaaattgttgtccctagGGGGAAGATtgatactcattaattcggtactgacaaatatggtactgtatatattATCTTTCTTCCTATtgccgaaaggaattctgcataaactcgattattgtcgatccagattcttttggcaagggggcaGCGAGAAAATAAagtatcgactggttaaatggagtatagtttgtagtcccaaagatcaaggcgggcttggagttcatgacctagaAGTCAAGAATTCAGCCCTgctgggtaaatggctttttaagcttcttacagaggatgggatttggcaaactattcttagGATAAAATATATCGGCTCGAAGacgttatcccaagtggtttggaaacctggggattcacacttctgggctggtctcatggcgacaaaaaatgtcttttttTCACCATGGTACTTTCTCGATCAAGAATGGAacacagatacggttctgggaagatgtttggttagacaatgccccccttaagtgaacagtatcctgcgtTGTGTAGTATTGTGCgtcgcaaaggtgataccattgccacagtaatggctacctcgccaccgaatgtgacgttcagacgagtTTTGCTAGGACAAAGGTTATTGGCATGTAATGCACTAATTCAAAGGCTAGGGGATATTAACTTATCACCtgaaccggatgaatttaggtGGAATTTACATGTAGATGGCTCTTTCTCGGTTAAATCTTTATACAACGCTATACTTCATTTTGATTTACCAGTTGacaataataagaaaatttggaagatgaagataccactaaAAATCAAAATCTttggatggtaccttcgtcgaggagttattctcaccaaagacaatcttgttaagcggaattggcacggaagtactaggtgtgttttttgtcatcaggaTGAAACCATTAAACACCTTTTCTTCCATTGCCAAtttgcgagatctatttggtctgtcatccaagttgcgtctaccctgtatcctctgactagtgtggccaatgtctttggcaattggcttcaaggTATAGATCCAAGGTTCAAGtttcttcttagggtgggggcgctagcagttatctgggcgctttggctgagtagaaatgacaagatttttaatgataaaaattgctctttattgcaggtcatctacagatgtacatgtaTTCTCCGTTTGTGGTCACCTCTTCAGCgtatggagaaccgagacctatttacggaggtctgtacacggttggaggctacgtcgagggatactttttccctacatgggtggcagcatagtctacggattgaagccccacccaaaccttaggcgttatatgattcatcgttgcGATATGTATTCCGCCTAGTTGTTTACTTTTGATATCTTTTGGATGTAAGACTCATAAAcgactgtgtgcatcctggttatgcagaggctggatgtaattgcttctcaaaagtaataaagcatcctttatcgaaaaaatatagATTAACAGGAGGAACATATCAGAACAACTAGACCTAAACATAGAGCAACAAGGGGAACACATGAGAGCTGCCAGACCACTATTCAGTACGACGCCCAACACCTCTCAGTCCCCGTTCTCGCTCACCCAGTGCCTCACGACCAATGTGTTCTTGCTCGCCAAACACCTCCAGGCCCAAGTGCTCCTGCTTGTCCAGCTCCTCACTGCCCGAATATCTCTGCAAAGCTCGAGCTCTAGCACGTAAAACAAAAACATCAGTTCCACTTCTACCCCATTCACCATGACTCCATGAGATATATTTTCTTTTACGTACGTGTACCAAAAATACTCGGTGAAGGGGAAAAATACGCGACAAGGAATTTGTTGAGTACTACACTCGACACAGCCTCAGCAGCAAAGATCATGTCGACATTGTTCCTGCGCCGAGTGTATTCCCTCGGGTACTCAGCAAAGTGGCTTTGTCCTGTGTGTGCAGAGGTGGCACTCGGCACATAAAAGCCACCGGCCGTTAGATGATGGTCTGATGGCCGGTAGCACACTTTGATGAGTCGCGAAGGGCGGTACATGACAAAGGTGACATCAAATACGGTGGGTGTCATGGTGAGGCACACGCGGCAACCAATCCTCCGGACTGACCAGGACACGTGGCATGTCTCTATGCTGAGTGGGAAATACACGGCGATGATTAGCCCTTTTTCCGAGTGTGTTATGGCCAGAGACACTCGATGAAGAGAGTTTGGCATAACAGATTAAAGGCCCTTTGCCGAGTGTCATTGGCTGAGACACTCGGCAAAGAGGCCctccttttttttcattttttagttAAATCCTGCAATTAAATGCATATATATGTTGGTAGAAATTCCATAGGAGAACTCAATTTTCACAAGCAACACATAAATATCGAGTACAAGATTCACCGTATGCATGAACACGGCAAGTTTACAAATCCAACAATATGTTCACAAGcaacacataaagatcacacaaaCATAAGGTGTGCCATCAAATTCAACCCTACCGGATCACAAATCCAACCACAAGATCAAAACCATTGCATCAACACATGCAGTCCACAACCACAGGTTCAACAACGATGCATCAACACATGCGTTCCACAACGACTTTGCTCTCCTCGATGTAATCCaaccacaagtttttttttgtttgtaatTAGCTCACTGAACGTCCCGCTCGGTCACAAGTTTGAAAACACACAAACAAAAGTTTCACCTTAAGATTACTCACATTATTCTGACAAGTAACAAACTAGTTGAATTTCTGACAAGTACTAATTCGGCAAGCATAGATAGTACTCACATTATTCTCACGTTAATTTTAAGAAGCATAAGATTAATCACATAATTGCCTCAAGTAAAAAAAAGTCGAAGCATAAGGTTTACCATAAAATTTCACAAGCATAAATAACACATGGTTCTCAAAAGTTAACTTTTTTAAAAGTTGACATAATAAATACACATGGAGTAGTTTTGTGTATACTTATTCACTACTAGGAAATACCTTACCGCCGACGCACCTATTTCCCTCATCCCCAGCGTACCAACGCATATCGGTGGGAACATGACGGTGGTATTGTCTTACTGCCGGTGCACCGGCCAAGTGCGCCAGCGGTAGTCAAGTTACCACCATCGCACCTGGCATGTTCGCCGGCGATAAGGCCATACCACCGATGCATCCGACACATGCTCCGGGGATAAGGCCATACCACCATCGCAACAGGCACATGCGCCGACGATAAGGTGTGGAACTAGTGGCCACATGCGTGCGCGGGATAAGTAGAAGTTCTGATGCGCCGGTGGTATATTTTTGGTTTTTTAGACTTTTAAGCGTATTTATATACCAGCTTGTGCTTCCATGGATCCCCGAATTTAAAACAGTGTAAACCCCCAAAGGAGTATTGTGGTATCGTTTGGGGGTCCATGGAAGCAAAAGCCGGTATGGCATATGTTTATATAGGTCTAGTACATATAATATTTATACAGGTTCAATACACATGAAGTATAGAAACACATACATTCAAACATGAATTTACTATATCAATACACAAATAAACAAGTTGTTTCCAAATCATGATTCATATCATGTTACAACACCGAACAAAGTAGCTAGTTGTAGAAGTGAgaaagtgtcaacacccggatttttaagtccagatgcctattatgccattcatcgcaatcccaggaatattttttttgcgagacataatagattgatatcacaacacatcattcattacataccataatcgtcttacaaataaaggatcacatgatccagtc is from Lolium perenne isolate Kyuss_39 unplaced genomic scaffold, Kyuss_2.0 unplaced22, whole genome shotgun sequence and encodes:
- the LOC127326568 gene encoding uncharacterized protein, with the protein product MVSSMASKGLIVFAVLLAAAFLVATAEETQAKKEEATAGVQGYHGGGGGYYGGGGGYHGGGGGGGYHGGGGGGGGGGGYHGGGGGGGGGYHGGGGGRGGGGGCRYNCCGRGHGGCRCCASPNEIPEPMYRAEVHN